A genomic stretch from Maniola hyperantus chromosome 22, iAphHyp1.2, whole genome shotgun sequence includes:
- the LOC117992821 gene encoding WD repeat-containing protein 18, which translates to MSNLLEVLITCDSNNTLWTSSIWDPHNGTNLMTYKGGGTAENRTACFIGSDYFAAVERTKPILHVWPLNSQQTVQGMRFILPGKATAFAVTPDGSYCIAGIDEKIYLWQIASGNLLTIINRHYQKVNLLKFTSDGRFFVSAAEDGMVMVWSLVTVAANPEVELVTQTVAGQHDPVYIFSDHFLPVTDMCISKMGIHGRLFTVSSDRTCKIYDLTSGEMVLNLVFDEPLSAIVLDVLELNAFVGSTEGRIVQFSLTNPPRGRDILVNDDKNIVFSAHTKAVSCLSVSLNGELLMSGGNDEQVILWHIRSQQPIRVIKHKGPITNAFFTLNHKAIYKQDFAPSIILHNLERTLENNSDEIVEIEVLVTKKNNFWPQYVSNIDSDAAEIDLDIKHREAMLKDELEKMKRINSNLYTVAIGKALKSEDSNPKKKMNKNKTQ; encoded by the coding sequence ATGTCTAACTTGCTGGAAGTATTAATTACGTGTGACTCAAACAATACGTTATGGACGAGCAGTATTTGGGATCCCCATAACGGTACAAACTTGATGACTTATAAAGGCGGTGGGACCGCCGAAAACCGTACAGCTTGCTTCATAGGCAGTGATTATTTCGCTGCGGTGGAAAGAACAAAGCCTATTTTGCACGTATGGCCACTAAATTCCCAGCAGACTGTGCAAGGAATGCGTTTCATACTGCCCGGGAAAGCGACTGCTTTTGCGGTGACACCGGACGGTTCGTACTGTATAGCAGGCATCGATgagaaaatttatttatggcaGATCGCGTCAGGCAatttactaactataataaaccGTCATTACCAAAAAGTTAACCTGCTAAAGTTTACAAGCGATGGACGTTTCTTTGTATCTGCAGCTGAAGACGGCATGGTAATGGTGTGGTCGTTAGTCACTGTGGCAGCTAACCCTGAAGTGGAACTAGTAACTCAGACGGTTGCAGGGCAACATGACCCTGTCTACATATTCTCTGATCATTTCTTACCAGTAACAGACATGTGTATAAGTAAAATGGGCATACACGGACGTTTATTCACAGTATCCAGTGATAGAACATGTAAAATTTATGACTTAACATCTGGGGAAATGGTTCTAAACTTAGTATTCGACGAGCCACTGTCAGCGATTGTTCTAGATGTGTTGGAATTAAATGCTTTTGTAGGTTCGACTGAAGGGAGAATTGTTCAGTTCAGTCTCACCAATCCACCGAGAGGAAGAGATATTCTTGttaatgatgataaaaatattgtattttctgCTCACACAAAAGCTGTCTCTTGTTTATCTGTATCTCTAAATGGAGAGTTACTTATGTCAGGCGGCAACGATGAACAGGTTATATTATGGCACATAAGAAGCCAGCAACCAATTAGAGTGATAAAGCATAAAGGGCCCATAACAAATGCTTTTTTCACACTAAATCATAAAGCAATTTACAAACAAGACTTCGCTCCTAGTATCATACTACATAACTTAGAGCGAACTTTGGAAAATAATAGTGATGAAATTGTAGAAATAGAAGTTCTTGTTACTAAGAAAAATAACTTCTGGCCTCAATACGTGAGTAACATTGATAGTGATGCAGCAGAAATAGATTTGGACATCAAACACAGGGAGGCGATGCTCAAAGATGAACTAGAAAAGATGAAAAGAATCAATTCTAATTTATATACTGTAGCAATTGGAAAAGCATTGAAATCTGAAGATTCTAATCCTAAaaagaaaatgaataaaaataagacTCAATAA